One stretch of Bradyrhizobium canariense DNA includes these proteins:
- a CDS encoding YkvA family protein: protein MLRDIKIWARGLVRDVHALYLAAHDPRVPWYAKVLAAAVAGYALSPIDLIPDFIPVLGYADDLIIVPLGIWLVVRLIPEEVMAEYRVKAKAAEQRPRNRTAAIIIITIWILAAATLCWAAFTRWVS, encoded by the coding sequence ATGCTTCGCGATATAAAGATCTGGGCGCGCGGCCTGGTACGGGACGTTCACGCACTCTACCTCGCCGCACACGATCCCCGTGTGCCCTGGTATGCCAAGGTGCTCGCGGCCGCCGTCGCGGGCTATGCGCTGTCACCGATCGATCTCATTCCAGATTTCATTCCGGTCCTGGGATACGCCGACGACCTGATCATCGTGCCGCTCGGCATCTGGCTGGTCGTACGGTTGATACCGGAAGAGGTCATGGCGGAGTATCGCGTCAAGGCCAAGGCGGCCGAACAGCGTCCCCGCAACCGGACCGCGGCGATCATTATCATTACGATCTGGATTCTTGCCGCGGCCACGCTGTGTTGGGCCGCGTTTACCCGCTGGGTCAGTTGA
- the pqqA gene encoding pyrroloquinoline quinone precursor peptide PqqA, which yields MAWKTPKIVEVPVGMEINMYACAVRK from the coding sequence ATGGCTTGGAAGACTCCAAAAATCGTCGAAGTACCGGTCGGCATGGAAATCAACATGTACGCCTGTGCGGTTCGCAAATAG
- a CDS encoding (2Fe-2S)-binding protein, translated as MIKVKINGHEQNWDGDPDLPLLWFLRDEVGLTGTKFGCGQALCGACTVIVDKQAVRACITSVSDVVGREVTTIEGLHPTGDHAVQKAWRQVNVPQCGFCQSGQIMQAAALLAENPKPDHDQIREAMAGNICRCGCYQRIENAIHLASTGV; from the coding sequence ATGATCAAGGTAAAAATTAACGGCCATGAACAAAATTGGGACGGTGACCCGGATCTTCCGCTACTCTGGTTTCTCCGCGATGAAGTCGGGTTGACGGGCACTAAATTTGGTTGCGGCCAGGCGCTCTGCGGCGCCTGCACCGTGATCGTCGACAAGCAGGCGGTGCGCGCCTGTATCACCTCGGTTTCCGACGTCGTCGGCCGGGAAGTGACCACGATCGAAGGTCTCCATCCCACCGGCGATCACGCGGTTCAGAAGGCCTGGCGTCAGGTCAACGTCCCGCAATGCGGCTTCTGCCAGTCCGGCCAGATCATGCAGGCCGCAGCACTGCTCGCAGAAAATCCCAAACCCGACCATGATCAGATACGCGAAGCGATGGCTGGCAACATCTGCCGCTGCGGCTGTTACCAGCGTATCGAAAACGCGATTCATCTCGCTTCGACGGGAGTATGA
- a CDS encoding xanthine dehydrogenase family protein molybdopterin-binding subunit produces MNIITNPDKLRGFAKHIKVEKVSRRAILKSLGIAGGLVLAAPVMSRQAFAYETGAGKMPHGTVVDPRVFVAIAPDGIVTIVAHRSEMGTGVRTSLPLIVAEEMEADWSRVKVQQAHGDEVKYGNQDTDGSRSTRHYLIPMREIGASARVMLESAAAKRWNVPATEVKAVNHEVVHSASGRRLGFGELAADAAKESVPNVEGLKLKDPKDFRYLGKGEISIVDLRDITVGTAHYGTDTRLPGMKYAVIARPPVTGGKLVSFDSTDAMKVSGVEKVIEVKGWPWPSKFQPLGGVAVIARNTGAAIKGRDALKVVWDDGANAKYESAAYRAELEEASRKPGLVVRKEGDVDAALKSADKVIVGEYYLPHLAHVSMEPPVAVADVRGDKAEIWAPVQSPGGTREDVAKTLGIPEDNVTVNVTLLGGGFGRKSKCDFALEAALLSKALGAPVKVQWTREDDVRHDFLHTVSVERIEAGLDKNGKVIAWRHRSVAPSIASTFAANTVHEAAFELGMGLIDMPFEIANVQCENPEAAAHTRIGWFRSVSNIPRAFAVQSMVGELAHATNRDQKDMLLELIGSPRIVSLASVKDPWNYGEPYDSYPIDTARLRKVVEVVADKGGWGRTVPKGHGLGIAVHRSFVSYIATIIEVSIDDKGKLTVPRVDTAIDCGTYVNPERIQSQIEGAAIMGLSLAKYGEITFKDGKVQQGNFDDFPVIRMDEAPLVTNVHIVPPGPDTPPSGVGEPGVPPFAPALINAIFAATGKRIRALPIGKQLEA; encoded by the coding sequence ATGAACATCATCACAAATCCCGACAAGCTCCGCGGCTTTGCAAAGCACATCAAGGTGGAGAAGGTTTCTCGCCGCGCTATTCTCAAGAGCCTTGGCATTGCGGGCGGGCTCGTGCTTGCCGCGCCGGTAATGTCGCGTCAGGCATTCGCCTATGAGACCGGCGCCGGAAAGATGCCGCATGGCACGGTGGTCGACCCACGCGTCTTCGTCGCCATCGCGCCGGATGGCATCGTGACCATCGTGGCGCATCGTTCTGAAATGGGAACGGGTGTTCGGACCAGCCTGCCGTTGATTGTGGCCGAAGAGATGGAGGCCGACTGGTCGCGCGTAAAGGTGCAGCAGGCGCACGGCGACGAGGTCAAGTACGGCAATCAGGATACCGACGGATCGCGCAGCACGCGCCACTATTTGATCCCGATGCGCGAGATCGGCGCGTCGGCAAGGGTCATGCTCGAATCCGCGGCCGCCAAACGTTGGAACGTGCCGGCGACCGAGGTCAAGGCCGTCAACCATGAAGTGGTTCATTCCGCCAGCGGCCGTCGTCTCGGGTTCGGCGAACTGGCTGCCGATGCGGCAAAGGAATCGGTGCCCAATGTCGAAGGTCTGAAATTGAAAGACCCGAAGGACTTCCGCTACCTCGGCAAAGGCGAGATCAGCATTGTCGACCTTCGTGACATCACCGTGGGCACGGCGCATTACGGGACCGACACGCGTCTTCCCGGCATGAAATACGCCGTGATCGCACGGCCGCCGGTGACCGGCGGCAAGCTGGTGTCGTTCGATTCAACTGACGCGATGAAGGTCTCCGGTGTCGAAAAGGTCATCGAGGTCAAGGGATGGCCGTGGCCGTCCAAATTCCAGCCGCTTGGTGGCGTGGCCGTGATTGCGCGCAACACCGGGGCTGCGATCAAGGGCCGCGACGCGTTGAAAGTCGTCTGGGATGACGGCGCCAACGCCAAATACGAGTCGGCCGCCTATCGAGCCGAACTTGAGGAAGCCTCACGCAAGCCCGGGCTGGTCGTGCGCAAGGAAGGCGACGTCGACGCCGCCTTAAAGAGCGCCGACAAGGTCATTGTCGGTGAGTACTATCTGCCCCACCTCGCCCATGTCAGCATGGAGCCACCCGTCGCGGTCGCAGACGTTAGGGGTGACAAGGCCGAGATCTGGGCCCCCGTGCAAAGCCCCGGCGGCACGCGCGAAGACGTCGCCAAAACCCTCGGCATCCCCGAAGACAACGTGACCGTCAATGTCACGCTGCTCGGCGGTGGATTCGGGCGCAAATCGAAGTGCGATTTCGCGCTTGAAGCCGCTCTGCTTTCAAAGGCGCTCGGAGCGCCGGTGAAAGTGCAGTGGACACGGGAAGACGACGTTCGTCACGACTTCCTTCACACAGTTTCCGTGGAACGCATCGAGGCCGGTCTCGACAAGAACGGCAAGGTGATTGCATGGCGGCACCGCAGCGTTGCACCCAGCATCGCCTCGACATTTGCCGCCAACACGGTGCATGAGGCGGCCTTCGAACTCGGCATGGGACTGATCGACATGCCGTTCGAGATCGCCAACGTCCAATGCGAGAATCCGGAAGCGGCCGCTCATACCCGGATCGGCTGGTTCCGTTCGGTGTCGAATATCCCACGCGCCTTCGCCGTGCAGTCCATGGTCGGCGAGCTCGCGCATGCCACCAACCGCGATCAGAAGGATATGCTGCTCGAGCTCATCGGCTCTCCGCGGATCGTCAGCCTCGCTTCCGTGAAAGATCCCTGGAACTATGGCGAGCCCTATGACAGCTATCCGATCGATACCGCACGTCTTCGCAAGGTAGTCGAGGTCGTCGCGGACAAGGGCGGATGGGGACGGACTGTGCCCAAAGGACACGGCCTTGGTATTGCCGTGCATAGGAGCTTCGTCAGCTATATCGCGACCATCATCGAGGTGTCGATTGACGACAAGGGTAAGCTCACGGTGCCCCGGGTCGATACCGCCATCGATTGCGGAACTTACGTCAACCCGGAGCGCATCCAGTCCCAGATCGAAGGCGCCGCGATCATGGGGCTGAGCCTTGCCAAATATGGCGAGATCACCTTCAAGGACGGCAAGGTGCAACAGGGTAACTTTGACGACTTCCCGGTGATCCGAATGGACGAGGCCCCGCTCGTGACCAACGTCCACATCGTACCGCCCGGCCCCGATACTCCGCCGAGCGGCGTCGGCGAACCGGGCGTGCCGCCGTTCGCGCCGGCACTGATCAACGCCATCTTTGCCGCAACGGGCAAACGCATCCGCGCGCTGCCGATCGGCAAGCAACTGGAGGCGTGA
- a CDS encoding methanol/ethanol family PQQ-dependent dehydrogenase, with translation MTKKQWLLSSFVAFTCLISTAAVAGPIENYSPVTSSRLENPEPGNWMLYRRTYDGQGYSPLDQINTSNVKGLTPVWTFSTGVIEGHEAPPIVNNGVMFVATPMGQVIALNAKTGDEYWRYKRQLPDDLFQLHPTSRGVGLWQDKLYLATTDDHVVALDAKTGKVVWDKKVQDYKKGQYMTLMPLIVDGKVVVGGSGGEFGVRGYVVAFDANDGKELWRTFTIPGEGEPGHDTWSGDDWKSGGGSAWMTGTYDTDTKTIYWGVGNAAPWPGGLHPGDNLYTSSVLGLDPDTGKIKAFHQYHQNDSWDWDEVDAPMLIDLQRDGRSFKSLIHPGRDAIFWVLERKPDRINYVAGWPFVHTDVWKGIEAETGKPIVDPDHKPTLGKRVDFCPSLWGGKDWPSAAYSQKTGLVYVPANENFCGGFTGEKVPLVPGQLWLGTKPEDIGLSVRPGADHFGELQAWDPATGKKAWSHNFAKSQMFGSVTATAGDLVFAGGTNDRYFRAFDAKTGEVLWEQKTNSGIMGMPMAYEVDGTEYIAIQSGWGVDAQRIQDALAGDNVGIENNVPQGGVVWVFAVKK, from the coding sequence ATGACCAAGAAGCAGTGGCTATTGTCGAGCTTTGTCGCGTTCACTTGCCTTATTTCTACCGCCGCCGTCGCCGGCCCGATCGAGAATTACAGCCCGGTGACATCCAGCCGTCTCGAAAATCCAGAACCCGGCAACTGGATGCTTTATCGACGGACTTATGACGGGCAGGGCTATAGCCCGCTCGACCAGATCAACACCTCCAACGTCAAAGGCCTGACACCGGTGTGGACCTTCTCCACCGGGGTTATCGAAGGACACGAGGCGCCGCCGATCGTCAACAATGGCGTGATGTTCGTCGCCACGCCGATGGGGCAGGTGATCGCCCTTAACGCCAAGACCGGCGACGAGTACTGGCGGTACAAACGCCAGCTTCCCGATGATCTCTTTCAATTGCACCCGACCAGCCGCGGCGTCGGATTGTGGCAGGACAAATTATATCTCGCCACGACGGACGATCATGTCGTCGCGCTCGACGCCAAGACCGGCAAGGTGGTCTGGGACAAGAAGGTCCAGGACTACAAGAAGGGTCAGTACATGACCCTGATGCCGTTGATCGTTGACGGAAAAGTTGTCGTCGGTGGATCCGGTGGCGAGTTTGGCGTTCGTGGCTACGTCGTCGCGTTCGACGCCAACGATGGCAAGGAACTATGGCGGACTTTCACCATCCCCGGCGAAGGCGAACCCGGCCATGACACGTGGAGCGGAGACGATTGGAAATCGGGCGGCGGATCCGCCTGGATGACCGGTACCTACGACACGGACACCAAGACGATTTATTGGGGCGTCGGCAACGCCGCACCCTGGCCCGGTGGACTCCACCCCGGTGACAACCTCTATACGAGCTCCGTGCTCGGGCTCGATCCCGATACCGGCAAGATCAAGGCATTCCACCAGTACCATCAAAATGATTCATGGGATTGGGACGAGGTGGATGCGCCCATGCTGATCGACCTGCAGAGGGATGGCCGCTCTTTCAAGAGCCTGATCCATCCGGGACGCGATGCGATCTTCTGGGTACTGGAGCGTAAACCCGACCGGATCAATTACGTCGCGGGCTGGCCTTTCGTTCATACCGATGTCTGGAAAGGCATCGAAGCGGAGACCGGCAAGCCGATCGTCGATCCCGACCATAAACCCACGCTCGGCAAGCGGGTTGATTTCTGTCCGTCTTTGTGGGGCGGCAAGGATTGGCCGTCCGCAGCCTATAGCCAGAAAACCGGATTGGTCTACGTTCCCGCCAACGAGAATTTCTGCGGCGGCTTTACCGGCGAGAAAGTGCCACTGGTTCCCGGCCAGCTTTGGCTCGGGACCAAGCCCGAAGATATCGGCCTGTCGGTGCGTCCCGGCGCCGATCATTTCGGCGAGCTGCAGGCGTGGGATCCGGCCACCGGCAAGAAGGCATGGTCGCACAACTTCGCCAAGTCGCAGATGTTCGGTTCGGTGACGGCGACCGCGGGCGATCTCGTCTTTGCCGGAGGCACCAACGACCGGTATTTCCGGGCCTTCGATGCCAAGACAGGTGAAGTGCTTTGGGAGCAGAAGACCAACTCGGGAATCATGGGCATGCCGATGGCCTATGAAGTGGATGGTACCGAATATATCGCCATTCAATCCGGTTGGGGCGTCGATGCACAGCGCATCCAGGACGCGCTGGCCGGCGATAACGTCGGGATCGAAAATAACGTGCCTCAGGGCGGCGTCGTTTGGGTGTTCGCCGTCAAGAAGTGA
- a CDS encoding ubiquinol-cytochrome c reductase iron-sulfur subunit: MSKSKHDIATSISFGVAEPKTAMLCPDQTRRSLILAALASGACLATANVAAADEDQPGSDERPQKADLLVFTEGDHAGEVIKPGDLKSGGPPVHAWPKDPKTSVIRKGSRLNELLIVKLDPGELDDETRAHSADGIVAYSAICAHAGCPVTAWVKAENGDKDVFKCVCHNSEYDPRQGAEVVFGPAPRRLAALPLVITDGSLVVAATFVGKVGAQPG; the protein is encoded by the coding sequence ATGTCTAAATCCAAGCACGACATTGCAACGTCGATCTCATTTGGTGTCGCAGAACCGAAGACAGCCATGCTCTGTCCGGATCAGACGCGGCGCTCGCTGATCCTGGCGGCGCTCGCGAGTGGCGCCTGCCTGGCGACGGCCAATGTGGCCGCCGCGGACGAGGATCAGCCCGGCAGTGATGAGCGACCGCAAAAGGCTGATCTGCTCGTTTTCACCGAAGGGGACCATGCCGGCGAAGTCATCAAGCCCGGGGATTTAAAGTCCGGCGGGCCTCCGGTGCACGCCTGGCCAAAGGATCCGAAAACGTCTGTGATCCGCAAAGGCTCGCGGTTGAACGAGCTCCTGATAGTCAAACTTGATCCGGGCGAACTTGACGATGAAACGCGCGCGCATTCGGCCGACGGCATCGTCGCCTATTCAGCCATTTGTGCGCATGCGGGATGTCCTGTCACCGCCTGGGTAAAAGCGGAAAACGGCGACAAGGACGTTTTCAAATGCGTCTGCCACAATTCCGAATATGATCCCCGGCAAGGCGCCGAAGTCGTGTTCGGGCCCGCGCCCCGGCGCCTGGCGGCGTTGCCGTTGGTGATTACCGACGGTTCGCTCGTCGTGGCTGCAACATTTGTTGGAAAGGTAGGTGCTCAGCCAGGGTGA
- a CDS encoding methyl-accepting chemotaxis protein, with protein MVGLSVLGIAMVAFVGLSNLRSNLLEDRKAKLHDVVLLARQAVDLDYQASKKAGLSDAEALEKGKALLRTLRFGKDDYFYAFNAQGLVQAHPSPNVENKNLYNAPDSDGVFFTRQQIELAAQGGGFVAYRFPRAGGTEPLPKISYATEFKPYGWTIGGGIYLDDIDAIFWQQVWSIGTLVGVALLLVVGMSLLLGRSIVGPITGMTAAMRKIAAGETATVIPAQERRDEVGAMAQSVQVFKDNMIEAVRLRGEQDELKKKAETEKHGLLGKMADDFEHSVRGSLDALAGAAVELRTTSNSMSTTAGEASQQATTVAAVAEQASANVQTVAAATEELSSSVSEIGRQVAQSTRIAGQAVEEANRTNLTVQGLSAAAQKIGDVVKLINDIASQTNLLALNATIEAARAGEAGKGFAVVASEVKSLASQTAKATEDISAQVAAMQGATTDAVQAIENIGGTIGAINEITTAIASAVEEQGSATKEIARNVQEAAQGTSMVSGNIGSVTRAAGETGTAAGRVLASAEELNEQAAMLRSKVDGFLVNIRAA; from the coding sequence ATGGTTGGCTTATCGGTGCTCGGCATCGCCATGGTCGCCTTCGTCGGTCTCTCCAATCTCAGAAGCAACCTGCTGGAGGATCGCAAAGCCAAGCTGCACGACGTCGTGCTGCTCGCCAGGCAGGCGGTCGATCTTGATTACCAGGCTTCGAAGAAAGCCGGCCTTTCCGATGCGGAAGCCCTGGAAAAAGGAAAAGCGCTGCTGCGCACGCTGCGCTTCGGCAAAGACGATTATTTCTACGCTTTCAACGCGCAGGGGCTGGTACAGGCCCACCCAAGTCCGAATGTCGAGAACAAGAATCTGTATAACGCGCCTGACTCCGATGGCGTGTTCTTCACGCGGCAGCAGATCGAGCTGGCCGCCCAGGGTGGCGGCTTTGTGGCGTACCGCTTTCCACGTGCCGGCGGCACCGAGCCACTGCCGAAAATATCCTATGCCACCGAATTCAAGCCATATGGCTGGACGATCGGCGGCGGCATCTATCTCGATGATATCGATGCGATCTTCTGGCAGCAGGTATGGTCGATCGGCACGCTGGTCGGAGTGGCATTGCTGCTGGTCGTCGGCATGTCCCTCCTACTCGGGCGCAGCATCGTCGGACCGATCACGGGAATGACCGCGGCAATGCGCAAGATCGCCGCAGGCGAAACCGCGACCGTCATCCCGGCGCAAGAGCGCCGAGATGAGGTCGGCGCGATGGCGCAGTCCGTTCAGGTGTTCAAGGACAACATGATCGAAGCCGTGCGGCTGCGCGGCGAGCAAGACGAACTGAAAAAGAAAGCCGAAACCGAGAAACACGGTCTTCTCGGCAAAATGGCTGATGATTTCGAGCACAGCGTCCGTGGCTCGCTCGATGCTCTCGCCGGGGCGGCAGTCGAACTGCGTACGACCTCGAACAGCATGTCTACCACCGCCGGAGAGGCCAGCCAGCAGGCCACCACCGTCGCCGCAGTGGCCGAGCAGGCGTCCGCGAATGTGCAAACCGTTGCGGCGGCCACCGAGGAACTCTCGTCGTCAGTATCCGAAATCGGACGACAGGTCGCTCAATCGACCCGAATTGCCGGGCAAGCGGTCGAAGAGGCAAATCGCACCAATCTCACCGTGCAGGGCCTGTCGGCCGCGGCGCAGAAGATCGGTGATGTCGTCAAGCTGATCAACGATATCGCCAGCCAAACCAACCTGCTGGCTTTGAATGCGACCATCGAAGCCGCGCGGGCCGGCGAAGCCGGCAAGGGCTTCGCCGTGGTGGCGAGCGAGGTCAAGTCGCTCGCCAGCCAGACGGCAAAAGCGACGGAAGACATCTCAGCCCAGGTCGCGGCCATGCAAGGCGCGACCACGGATGCCGTGCAAGCGATCGAAAACATCGGCGGAACGATCGGCGCGATCAACGAAATCACCACCGCAATCGCCTCGGCTGTCGAAGAACAGGGTTCCGCCACCAAGGAAATCGCCCGCAATGTCCAGGAAGCCGCGCAGGGAACCAGCATGGTTTCCGGCAACATCGGCAGCGTCACTCGGGCCGCGGGCGAAACCGGCACGGCTGCAGGCCGGGTCCTGGCCTCGGCGGAAGAGCTCAACGAGCAAGCCGCGATGTTGAGATCGAAGGTCGACGGCTTCCTCGTGAATATCCGCGCCGCATAA
- a CDS encoding DUF2171 domain-containing protein, with the protein MSALSKVKEHMEVIGADGAHVGTVDKVESGRIKLTKADSGEGHHRGHHHFISAALIAEVEGNKVRLSANGDVAVTFEEEK; encoded by the coding sequence ATGAGTGCCTTAAGTAAAGTTAAAGAGCATATGGAGGTCATCGGTGCCGACGGAGCGCATGTAGGAACGGTGGACAAGGTCGAAAGCGGCCGGATCAAGCTGACGAAGGCCGATAGCGGCGAAGGACACCATAGAGGACACCATCATTTCATCTCGGCGGCGTTGATTGCGGAAGTCGAGGGAAACAAGGTTCGGTTATCGGCAAACGGCGACGTCGCTGTCACATTCGAGGAAGAAAAATAG
- a CDS encoding NADPH-dependent FMN reductase, producing the protein MTNRVLVFYGSYRADRVGIRLADYIVARLRERGDDVELVDAKSVGLPILDRMYKEYAPGKAPENMRRLAEMIRAADAFVFVTGEYNWGVQPGLKNLTDHFLEEWFWRPAAIASYSAGRISGARAALSWHGTLSEMGMVVISSTLAVGPIAEALSPDGSPSGETGQILDRSFTRFADDLAWWAEAAKLQRTRKHPPY; encoded by the coding sequence ATGACGAACCGCGTATTGGTGTTTTACGGGTCCTATCGTGCCGACCGGGTGGGCATCCGCTTAGCCGATTACATCGTCGCACGTCTTCGCGAGCGCGGCGACGATGTCGAATTGGTCGACGCGAAATCGGTCGGTCTGCCGATACTCGACCGAATGTACAAGGAATATGCTCCCGGCAAGGCGCCCGAGAACATGCGCCGCCTCGCAGAAATGATCCGCGCCGCCGACGCTTTCGTGTTTGTTACCGGCGAATATAATTGGGGAGTGCAGCCCGGGCTGAAGAATCTGACCGATCATTTCCTGGAAGAATGGTTCTGGCGTCCGGCGGCGATAGCGAGCTACTCGGCCGGCCGGATTTCGGGGGCAAGGGCGGCCCTGTCCTGGCACGGGACCCTGTCGGAGATGGGGATGGTCGTGATCTCCAGCACGCTTGCCGTGGGGCCAATCGCGGAGGCTTTGTCTCCGGACGGCTCCCCGTCGGGGGAAACCGGCCAGATTCTCGACCGCAGCTTTACCAGGTTTGCCGACGACCTCGCATGGTG